A DNA window from Aspergillus nidulans FGSC A4 chromosome V contains the following coding sequences:
- a CDS encoding protein gmcA (transcript_id=CADANIAT00003039), translating to MGSIADPENTYDYIVCGGGTSGCVVAGRLAENKDVRILLLEAGQHNRDLENVHMAGGWSNNFDSETDWNLITKPMAGVDNRQVKLSRGRFLGGSSGCNGTLCIRGSKQDYDDWGLEGWSGDEFFEAMKKSETFHGKPWFKADESAHGYSGPLHTEPHDLAPIADRLIDSFVDQGLPLHHDMFSTGDVPHGCGHVPRTVYKGVRTTSADFITKEYDRTNITIQTDATVDRIIIERKDDGLRAVGALTRSADGTSKAYYARREVIVSGGAYCSPAILMRSGIGARDELAQFGIDCLVDLPGVGKNLMDHLIVFIFYEASKSGLTNCDKVYHDNALEKALQEYREHKTGFLSTFPFGSFAFARLDDRLKDEPLWRDAPRLPGRDPMGLTPKQPNIEFFSTETYGGPKQYNQFPIDHKHAFSIIAELFSPKSRGTVTLASADPLQNPVIDCNYLDHPLDLLVLSEACRFANEIVTKGAGTKDIVKGSWPENLDHHTYTTREQWVPYVKEHATTCYHAAGTCAMGKPDDPNAVLDNKLRVRGVKGLRVADCSIMPTLHGGHTQMPAYGIGERCADFIKEEW from the exons ATGGGCTCTATTGCTGACCCCGAGAACACCTACGACTACATCGTCTGCGG CGGCGGGACCTCAGGATGCGTCGTTGCCGGCCGTCTGGCTGAGAACAAGGATGTGCGTATCCTGCTACTCGAGGCGGGCCAGCATAACCGTGACCTCGAGAACGTACACATGGCCGGCGGTTGGTCCAACAACTTCGACTCTGAGACCGACTGGAACCTGATTACCAAGCCTATGGCGGGGGTCGATAACCGCCAGGTCAAGCTCAGTCGAGGCCGGTTCCTCGGCGGCAGTAGTGGGTGCAATGGCACCCTCTGCATCCGCGGCAGCAAACAGGACTATGATGACTGGGGCTTGGAGGGCTGGAGCGGCGATGAGTTCTTcgaggcgatgaagaag TCCGAAACATTCCATGGCAAGCCCTGGTTCAAGGCCGACGAGTCGGCCCACGGCTACTCTGGCCCTCTACACACCGAACCGCACGACCTCGCCCCCATCGCTGACCGGCTGATCGACTCCTTCGTTGATCAGGGCCTTCCCCTGCACCACGACATGTTTTCTACGGGCGACGTCCCCCACGGCTGCGGCCACGTCCCCCGCACCGTCTACAAGGGTGTCCGCACCACATCGGCCGACTTCATCACCAAGGAGTACGACCGCACCAATATCACTATCCAGACCGACGCGACGGTCGATCGAATCATTATCGAGCGGAAGGACGACGGCCTCCGGGCAGTGGGTGCGTTAACCCGCTCCGCAGACGGGACAAGCAAAGCCTACTACGCCCGGCGCGAAGTCATCGTCTCTGGAGGCGCATACTGCAGTCCAGCAATACTCATGCGCTCGGGTATCGGAGCGCGCGACGAGCTCGCCCAATTTGGTATCGACTGTCTCGTTGATCTCCCAGGCGTCGGCAAGAATCTGATGGACCACCTC ATtgtcttcatcttctacGAAGCCTCCAAGTCTGGCCTCACCAACTGCGACAAAGTCTACCACGACAACGCCCTCGAAAAGGCGCTCCAAGAGTACAGGGAGCACAAGACCGGCTTCCTGTCTACCTTCCCCTTCGGCTCTTTCGCCTTCGCGCGTCTCGATGACCGTCTGAAAGACGAGCCCCTGTGGCGCGACGCCCCCCGCCTCCCCGGCCGAGACCCCATGGGACTGACCCCCAAGCAGCCGAATATCGAGTTCTTCTCGACTGAGACGTACGGCGGCCCGAAGCAGTACAATCAGTTCCCAATCGATCACAAGCACGCGTTCAGTATCATTGCGGAGCTGTTTTCACCCAAATCCCGCGGTACCGTGACGCTGGCGAGCGCCGACCCACTGCAGAACCCGGTCATCGACTGCAACTATCTTGACCACCCGTTAGacttgctggtgctgagtGAGGCCTGTCGCTTCGCCAATGAGATCGTCACCAAGGGTGCAGGAACGAAGGATATCGTCAAGGGGTCGTGGCCGGAGAACCTGGATCACCATACGTATACGACAAGGGAGCAGTGGGTTCCTTATGTAAAGGAACATGCTACGACTT GCTACCACGCAGCCGGAACGTGCGCAATGGGCAAGCCCGATGACCCGAATGCTGTGCTGGACAACAAGCTTCGTGTCCGTGGTGTCAAGGGTCTGCGCGTTGCGGACTGCAGTATCATGCCGACCCTCCATGGCGGGCACACGCAGATGCCTGCGTATGGAATTGGAGAGCGGTGCGCGGACTTTATCAAGGAGGAGTGGTAG
- a CDS encoding uncharacterized protein (transcript_id=CADANIAT00003040) produces MATATPFQKEAWTEYGVGVIVLLLRLFARMKVVGIRNWQGDDYFSIIALIFWTAELTMLELIGQYGTNIGLTDEQRAAVTPEQTARLVVGSKCLLAGWTCYVTLIWSLKACMLFFYNRLTLGLFQQKLVKINVVLCAATYVAVILTIFLHCRPLTKHFQVYPDPGLNCTADFINYIMIATTNVVTDAILLTIPIPLLAKVRLALRRKLVIGVLLCGGVFVMAATLLRCILSLKDINSINNSTVWAIRETFVAIIAVNAPCIKPLFSSSVWLRSSSKDPSSGLGNYSKSKGASFGMSALGRSKHTQLESGTVSKAGRDSDEYGMLREANNRGAALASASRYDGSSFEDEENGRKGGIQVTTMYEVRRDGRE; encoded by the exons ATGGCGACTGCTACCCCCTTCCAGAAGGAGGCCTGGACGGAGTATGGGGTCGGAGTGATTgtgcttctgctgcgcttgTTCGCACGCATGAAGGTGGTAGGGATCAGGAACTGGCAGGGCGATGACTATTTCTCCATCATTGCGCTCATCTTTTGGACG GCCGAACTGACCATGCTCGAACTCATCGGCCAGTACGGGACCAATATCGGCCTCACGGACGAGCAACGAGCAGCCGTGACGCCCGAGCAGACAGCCAGACTGGTTGTGGGATCGAAATGCCTTCTCGCTGGATGGACGTGCTATGTGACGCTGATCTGGTCGCTGAAGGCTTGCATGCTGTTCTTCTACAACCGCCTCAC ccttggcctcttccagcagaagcttGTCAAGATCAATGTCGTCCTTTGTGCTGCGACCTATGTGGCCGTTATCCTGaccatcttcctccactGTCGGCCGTTGACGAAGCATTTCCAGGTCTATCCGGACCCCGGGC TGAATTGCACGGCCGACTTCATTAACTACATCATGATTGCCACCACAAATGTTGT TACCgatgccatcctcctcaccatTCCCATCCCACTTCTCGCCAAAGTCCGTCTCGCATTACGCCG AAAACTAGTGATTGGTGTGCTCCTTTGCGGCGGTGTCTTCGTTATGGCCGCAACCCTCCTCCGCTGCATCCTTTCCCTCAAAGACATCAACAGtatcaacaacagcacggTGTGGGCCATTCGTGAAACA TTCgtcgccatcatcgccgtcaACGCCCCTTGCATCAAACcgctcttcagctcttccgTGTGGCTGCGCTCCTCTTCGAAAGATCCCTCTTCGGGGCTTGGGAACTATTCGAAGAGTAAGGGGGCGAGCTTCGGTATGTCCGCGCTGGGTCGATCAAAACACACCCAGCTTGAATCTGGCACCGTCTCGAAGGCGGGGCGGGACAGCGATGAGTATGGGATGTTGCGGGAGGCGAACAATCGTGGTGCAGCACTGGCGAGTGCTAGCCGCTACGATGGGAGTAGctttgaggacgaggaaaatGGTAGGAAAGGGGGAATCCAGGTGACAACCATGTATGAGGTCAGGAGGGATGGGAGGGAGTAA